One Branchiostoma floridae strain S238N-H82 chromosome 15, Bfl_VNyyK, whole genome shotgun sequence DNA window includes the following coding sequences:
- the LOC118431355 gene encoding tripartite motif-containing protein 2-like → MASKMQRSDDFNEQFLTCPVCMLHFRDPRVLPCLHTFCKECLQEWATKQQPLECPTCSTQVSLPDQGVDGLRTNFYVNNLMDFAAAKKGAEPGVSRCQVCEGKEEGARSWCVQCAVLLCESYTNTHRRFPAMKGHQIVTKENPEASEGVPSSFQRKAFCPKHEDQVLTFYCEPCQTLVCVACTVVDHRSGDQHNPVEIGSVAERKKQDLQKLIAKIEPREKDMRTTMNDIEKEISELPTSADAAIEQTTVYFDQLMALLRDRQEKVVTEVGLRRQEVRNFLETQKDAIQFQLAGLMSASEFCKQALEHGSDMHVIEVEGQARQTVEELLTTPNDLTARPSQVVFSEGTAVAKFRDRVARAGRVHVRHAGKVDASKCLVRTKRVDESRDLDALKTEPLPLKRKKPSGDTPKPGSQSNLTVPTTVPPAISAQRSKWQCDICLSHNSKKATRCAACKIPNQGSHEPSPGKGRCKDGPQSTSTGKTVSNEEVQFGAFELASTRMTTNSKQQFPGPAATRPSGVFTFRATGSSSISASKKSSSSSSGATRSGGFSFGPTIGAGIKAPSQTKISTGLQTSRAGLKFSSNQLSAPTSGAPSRGLNFTTGASSGQSVAGSPSVGRDLCGDTPVLSIGRRGGGEGELSYPRDVAVDMDGNIAVLEAGNKRVQIFDSKTVLSLRCFPLEDYAPFGIDIDSSGQFVVTSENTIGTEKQAIRVYSQEGKLTKTLKSDCLRHPRGVAVLQNGRMVVADSKQKSCLLLQPDGSLIRDIGKGKLQYPRFLAADESRDLFFVTDSPAHRVLVFDLEGKLKFSFGEQGRNEGELSWPTGITVDPAGNIVVVNRDGGRLQVFGSDGTYLRTVATVKGGFPQGIELTPDGHIAVACSYGHCIKFYRYRAARHRQTKLSTGLQTSTSEFKFSAKHPAAPTAGASSRGLNFTTGASSGQSVAGSPSAGRGLRRDTPVLTIGRRGGGAGECEK, encoded by the exons ATGGCGAGTAAAATGCAAAGATCGGACGACTTTAACGAGCAGTTTCTGACGTGCCCGGTCTGTATGCTGCACTTCCGGGACCCCAGAGTCCTGCCATGTCTGCACACATTTTGTAAGGAGTGTCTGCAAGAATGGGCCACCAAACAACAGCCGCTGGAGTGTCCAACCTGCAGCACACAGGTCAGTCTACCAGACCAAGGTGTGGACGGGCTCAGAACCAACTTCTACGTCAACAACCTGATGGACTTCGCGGCCGCGAAGAAAGGGGCGGAGCCAGGTGTGTCACGGTGTCAGGTGTGTGAGGGGAAGGAGGAGGGGGCGCGGTCATGGTGCGTACAGTGTGCCGTTCTGCTTTGTGAGTcctatacaaacacacatcgcAGGTTTCCAGCCATGAAAGGGCATCAGATCGTGACCAAAGAGAACCCGGAGGCCTCTGAAGGTGTGCCCAGCAGCTTTCAGCGCAAAGCCTTCTGCCCAAAGCACGAAGACCAAGTCTTAACTTTCTACTGTGAACCTTGTCAGACTTTGGTCTGTGTCGCCTGTACGGTTGTCGATCATCGGTCAGGTGATCAACACAATCCTGTAGAAATCGGCTCCGTCGCTGAGAGGAAGAAACAAGACCTACAAAAACTGATAGCAAAAATCGAGCCTCGAGAAAAAGACATGCGAACTACCATGAATGACATCGAGAAGGAAATATCCGAGTTGCCAACATCGGCAGACGCAGCGATTGAACAGACCACAGTATATTTTGATCAGCTGATGGCCTTGCTTCGAGATAGACAAGAAAAAGTTGTCACAGAAGTCGGCTTACGCCGCCAGGAGGTTAGGAATTTTCTGGAAACCCAGAAAGATGCTATACAGTTTCAGTTAGCCGGACTGATGAGCGCGTCTGAGTTCTGTAAACAAGCCTTGGAACACGGCAGTGACATGCACGTCATCGAGGTCGAGGGTCAAGCACGACAGACGGTGGAAGAACTGCTGACAACTCCAAACGACCTGACAGCCCGACCGAGTCAAGTCGTGTTCTCGGAGGGGACGGCTGTGGCGAAGTTCAGAGATCGTGTGGCTAGGGCGGGGCGCGTACACGTAAGACATGCAGGAAAGGTTGACGCGTCTAAATGTTTAGTTCGAACTAAGCGAGTGGACGAGTCGCGTGATCTGGATGCCCTGAAGACAGAGCCTCTGCCATTGAAGCGCAAGAAGCCATCAGGTGACACCCCGAAGCCTGGGAGCCAGTCTAACCTCACTGTACCCACCACTGTTCCCCCTGCCATATCTGCACAGCGGTCCAAATGGCAGTGTGACATTTGTCTGTCCCACAATAGCAAGAAGGCGACACGATGCGCGGCATGTAAAATACCTAACCAAGGAAGTCACGAGCCATCGCCAGGAAAAGGGAGATGCAAGGATGGCCCCCAGTCAACATCAACAGGGAAAACAGTTTCCAATGAAGAGGTTCAGTTTGGTGCATTTGAATTAGCCTCGACTAGAATGACAACAAATTCCAAACAGCAGTTCCCAG GACCAGCGGCCACCAGACCCAGCGGTGTGTTCACGTTTAGAGCAACCGGATCGTCTTCAATATCTGCCTCCAAGAAGTCGTCATCTAGCAGTTCAGGGGCTACACGCAGTGGTGGCTTCTCATTTGGGCCTACAATCGGTGCAG GTATAAAAGCCCCCAGCCAAACCAAGATCAGCACGGGCCTCCAGACGAGCAGGGCAGGGTTGAAGTTCAGTTCGAACCAGCTCTCCGCCCCTACATCAGGAGCACCTAGCCGGGGACTCAACTTTACTACAGGAGCGTCGAGCGGTCAGTCTGTGGCGGGAAGTCCGTCTGTCGGCAGAGATTTGTGCGGGGACACACCGGTCTTGAGCATTGGAAGAAGGGGAGGTGGGGAGGGAGAACTTTCCTACCCAAGAGATGTAGCAGTGGACATGGACGGTAACATTGCAGTGTTGGAGGCAGGGAACAAACGGGTTCAGATATTTGATTCTAAGACTGTTCTGTCACTTCGGTGTTTTCCCCTTGAAGATTATGCTCCCTTTGGCATTGACATTGACTCCAGTGGACAGTTTGTCGTGACGTCAGAAAACACGATAGGAACTGAAAAACAAGCAATCCGGGTGTACTCACAGGAAGGAAAACTTACAAAGACCCTAAAATCCGACTGTTTGCGACATCCACGCGGAGTTGCAGTTCTGCAGAACGGCCGCATGGTCGTGGCGGACAGCAAACAGAAGTCGTGTCTCCTCCTGCAGCCTGACGGGAGCCTCATCCGGGACATCGGCAAGGGGAAGTTACAGTACCCGCGGTTCTTAGCAGCGGACGAGTCACGTGATCTGTTCTTTGTCACTGATTCTCCGGCCCATAGAGTGCTAGTGTTTGACCTTGAGGGTAAGCTGAAGTTCAGTTTTGGTGAACAGGGGCGGAACGAGGGAGAGCTCTCCTGGCCAACAGGGATCACAGTAGACCCGGCAGGTAACATCGTTGTAGTGAACCGTGATGGCGGCCGTCTGCAGGTGTTCGGGTCAGACGGGACGTACCTGAGAACTGTGGCCACAGTGAAGGGAGGATTCCCCCAGGGAATCGAGCTGACACCGGATGGCCACATAGCTGTAGCGTGTAGTTATGGGCATTGTATCAAGTTTTACAGGTACAGGGCCGCCAGACACCGTCAGACCAAGTTGAGCACAGGCCTCCAGACAAGCACGTCTGAGTTCAAGTTCAGTGCGAAACATCCCGCCGCCCCTACAGCAGGAGCATCTAGCCGGGGACTCAACTTCACTACAGGAGCGTCGAGCGGTCAGTCTGTGGCGGGAAGTCCTTCTGCGGGCAGAGGACTGCGCAGGGACACACCGGTCTTGACTATTGGAAGAAGAGGAGGTGGGGCGGGAGAATGTGAGAAGTGA
- the LOC118431462 gene encoding tripartite motif-containing protein 2-like: MASKMAGDLDEQSLTCPLCMLHFRDPRVLPCLHTFCRECLQEWAAKQQPLECPTCRTQVSLPDQGVDGLRANVYVNNLLDFAAVKKGAGPGVPCQVCEGGQNGDKSWCVDCTAWMCGTCTTVHRKLPGTKEHDVVPEEVLKAEKDVSKFQRKRYCHKHKNQELVFYCESCNALVCTACTVVDHRPGHDHNPVEVSSIVDNKKDKLEHLLGQVDPRLKDMQDALKEFDKEMMKLDNSRIVSVNQASSYFQLLSDLLQKREREVLSQIDVTYRGIGKTLESQKGEVELGVARLASARTFCRQAVGHGNEMHLLEVGEHAQRRVEGLLLERVNLKPEQEKVQFSEKVSVVEFKKDVERLGMVSSTVNVDALKCRVVTKTPVVGLECASVLETVDEEGQAIAVGCETVTACLTGPTGNRAVPTQLRAKNEGRLWEILYTPEFTGKHMLEVKVKDRDVAGSPFDVFVRSRESAVITIGSEGNEEGQLKKPIDVAIDGDGNVVVLEQVNRRVQVFHAGQGHMLKRFPIDSEGLFGTDTDSSGNLYVTSYGTDYGVRKYSKEGELLATFNPEFLRHPLGVAVLQDGRMVVADKQQKSCLLLQPDGSLIRDIGKGQLQDPWFIAADQSRGLIFVTDNRAHKVVVFDLDGNLKFSFGKRGTNQGELNGPTGVTLDRAGNVIVANKADGRVQVFGPDGTYLRTVTTTRGAPHGLALTADGYVAVAYYSGHCVELYRYK; the protein is encoded by the coding sequence ATGGCGAGTAAGATGGCAGGCGACTTAGACGAACAGTCCTTGACGTGTCCACTATGTATGCTGCATTTTAGAGACCCCAGAGTCCTGCCATGTCTGCACACATTCTGTAGGGAGTGTCTGCAAGAATGGGCCGCCAAACAACAGCCGCTGGAGTGTCCAACCTGCCGCACACAGGTCAGTCTACCAGACCAAGGTGTGGACGGACTCAGGGCCAACGTCTACGTCAACAACCTGCTGGACTTCGCGGCCGTGAAGAAAGGGGCGGGGCCAGGTGTGCCGTGCCAGGTGTGTGAGGGAGGGCAGAACGGGGACAAGTCGTGGTGTGTCGACTGTACTGCCTGGATGTGTGGCACCTGTACAACCGTACACCGGAAACTCCCGGGTACAAAAGAGCACGACGTTGTCCCCGAAGAGGTACTCAAGGCAGAGAAAGACGTGAGTAAATTCCAGCGCAAACGTTACTGCCACAAACACAAGAACCAGGAACTGGTCTTCTACTGTGAGAGCTGTAACGCTTTGGTATGCACGGCATGTACCGTGGTCGACCATAGACCAGGTCATGACCACAATCCTGTAGAAGTTAGCTCCATTGTCGACAACAAGAAAGACAAGCTAGAACACCTCCTCGGCCAGGTGGATCCACGTCTTAAAGACATGCAGGATGCTCTTAAGGAATTCGACAAAGAAATGATGAAGCTGGACAACTCAAGAATAGTATCGGTCAACCAAGCGAGCTCATACTTCCAGCTTCTCTCAGACCTTCTACAGAAGCGCGAGAGGGAAGTCTTGAGCCAGATTGACGTGACTTATCGAGGCATAGGGAAGACCTTAGAGTCGCAGAAAGGAGAGGTGGAGTTGGGAGTCGCCAGGCTCGCGAGCGCCCGGACCTTCTGTCGGCAAGCCGTGGGCCATGGCAACGAGATGCACCTTCTGGAGGTCGGGGAGCACGCGCAGAGGAGGGTCGAAGGTCTGCTTCTAGAACGAGTCAATCTGAAGCCGGAACAAGAGAAAGTCCAATTCTCGGAGAAAGTAAGCGTGGTGGAGTTTAAGAAAGACGTTGAGAGGTTGGGGATGGTGAGTTCGACGGTGaatgttgacgccttgaagtgcAGAGTGGTGACCAAGACGCCAGTGGTGGGACTTGAGTGTGCATCAGTGCTTGAGACTGTAGATGAAGAGGGGCAGGCAATCGCAGTAGGTTGTGAAACCGTCACAGCGTGTCTGACAGGACCGACGGGAAATAGGGCGGTACCAACACAGCTGCGAGCAAAGAACGAGGGGCGACTGTGGGAAATTCTGTACACTCCAGAGTTCACGGGGAAGCATATGttagaggtcaaggtcaaagatAGGGATGTAGCTGGCAGTCCATTTGATGTCTTTGTGCGAAGTAGGGAAAGCGCTGTCATAACTATTGGAAGTGAAGGTAATGAGGAGGGGCAACTGAAAAAGCCGATAGATGTGGCAATAGATGGGGACGGTAACGTTGTAGTGCTGGAACAGGTGAACAGGCGTGTACAGGTGTTCCATGCGGGCCAAGGTCACATGTTGAAACGCTTCCCAATAGACAGCGAAGGGCTGTTCGGTACAGATACGGACTCCAGCGGAAACCTGTATGTAACATCATACGGCACGGACTATGGCGTCAGGAAGTATTCAAAGGAAGGGGAACTTTTGGCGACGTTCAATCCCGAATTTCTGCGGCATCCGCTTGGAGTTGCAGTTCTGCAGGACGGCCGCATGGTGGTGGCGGACAAGCAGCAGAAGTCGTGTCTGCTCCTGCAGCCTGACGGGAGCCTCATCCGGGACATCGGCAAGGGGCAGCTGCAGGACCCATGGTTCATCGCGGCTGACCAGTCACGTGGCCTGATATTCGTCACGGACAACCGCGCCCACAAGGTCGTGGTGTTTGACCTTGACGGCAACCTGAAGTTCAGTTTCGGCAAGCGGGGAACGAACCAGGGGGAGCTGAACGGCCCCACAGGCGTGACGTTAGACCGGGCAGGTAACGTCATCGTCGCCAACAAAGCGGACGGGCGCGTACAGGTGTTCGGGCCTGACGGGACCTACCTCCGAACCGTGACCACGACTAGAGGCGCCCCACACGGACTCGCACTCACCGCGGATGGTTACGTAGCTGTAGCATACTATAGCGGGCATTGTGTAGAACTGTATAGGTACAAATGA